A portion of the Chloroflexota bacterium genome contains these proteins:
- the rsgA gene encoding ribosome small subunit-dependent GTPase A — protein MGQTAPGSILNAYGFDGLFAERFEPYGEQGLLPARVVVEYQHIYRVVTEGGELLATVAGRLRHRAGGRVDYPAVGDWVGLRRIPNTTGEERATIHGVLERKSRFVRKVAGSVVAEQVVAANVDVVLLVMALVDADFSPRRLERYLVLAHESGARPVLVLTKTDLCDDLNDRLSAARAVTGPNLPIHTVSRPRDEGYDDLFAYLQPGQTVALLGSSGVGKSTIVNRLAGRELQRTQEVREFDGRGRHTTTHRQLLLLDGGGLMMDTPGMRELQLWDVDEGVEETFADIEDLALQCRFPDCLHTTEPGCAVLAAVEAGTLGQDRLESYHKLRRELRALAARQDHLNRQFEKRRVRAATKAFNKHAPRR, from the coding sequence ATGGGACAGACAGCGCCAGGAAGCATCCTCAACGCCTACGGCTTCGACGGTCTGTTCGCCGAGCGGTTCGAGCCGTACGGCGAGCAGGGGCTGCTGCCGGCCCGCGTGGTGGTCGAGTACCAACACATCTACCGGGTGGTGACCGAGGGCGGCGAGCTGCTGGCGACGGTGGCCGGCCGGCTGCGGCACCGGGCGGGCGGGCGCGTGGACTACCCGGCCGTTGGCGACTGGGTGGGGCTGCGCCGCATCCCGAACACGACGGGCGAGGAGCGCGCCACCATCCACGGCGTCCTGGAGCGCAAGAGCCGCTTCGTGCGGAAGGTCGCGGGGAGCGTCGTGGCCGAGCAGGTGGTGGCGGCCAACGTGGACGTGGTGCTGCTGGTGATGGCGCTGGTGGACGCTGACTTCAGCCCGCGCCGGCTGGAACGGTACCTCGTGCTGGCACACGAGAGCGGCGCGCGTCCGGTCCTGGTGCTGACCAAAACCGATCTGTGCGACGACCTGAACGACCGGCTGTCTGCCGCCCGCGCAGTCACCGGCCCGAACCTGCCGATCCACACGGTGAGCCGCCCGCGCGACGAAGGGTATGACGACCTGTTCGCCTATCTCCAGCCCGGGCAGACGGTCGCGCTGCTCGGGTCATCGGGCGTCGGCAAATCCACCATCGTCAACCGGCTGGCCGGGCGCGAGCTGCAGCGCACCCAGGAGGTCCGCGAGTTCGACGGGCGCGGACGCCACACCACGACCCATCGGCAGTTGCTGCTGCTCGACGGCGGCGGCCTGATGATGGACACGCCCGGCATGCGCGAGCTGCAGCTCTGGGACGTGGACGAGGGTGTGGAAGAGACGTTCGCGGACATCGAGGACCTGGCGCTCCAGTGCCGCTTCCCGGACTGCCTGCACACGACGGAGCCAGGGTGTGCCGTGCTGGCGGCCGTCGAGGCGGGGACGCTGGGGCAGGATCGGCTGGAGAGCTACCACAAGCTGCGCCGCGAGCTGCGGGCGCTGGCGGCTCGCCAGGATCACCTGAACCGCCAGTTCGAGAAGCGGCGGGTGCGGGCGGCCACGAAGGCGTTCAACAAGCACGCGCCTCGGCGGTAA
- a CDS encoding LacI family DNA-binding transcriptional regulator, protein MRVTIRDVAAKSGVSANTVSRVLNGKQDVSPVTRERVQAVIDELGFRPNNLARSLLRRQSHTIGHVVTDCTNPNTAQQIRAIQDVTTREGYSVVLFDTNERADRQTQSLHLLEGQVVDGIILTPARSEDDGLAKFVGRGNRLVLLNRDVPGLDVDRVMIDNRAGARAAIEHLIELGHRRIAYITGRPEISTVSERLAGYQDALAAHGITLDPHLVCRVEIDVEAATEATGKLLGRRRRPTAIFAYNDLMAVGALVAIRAAGLRVPEDISLVGHDDILYAPYLQVPLTTVAQPTREMAETAARLLVARVRGDTAPHRRIVLPPRLVVRASTAAPPGLEAVS, encoded by the coding sequence GTGCGCGTCACCATCCGCGATGTCGCGGCGAAGTCAGGCGTCTCCGCCAACACGGTCTCGCGCGTCCTCAACGGCAAGCAGGACGTCAGTCCGGTGACCCGTGAGCGGGTGCAGGCCGTCATCGACGAGCTTGGCTTCCGCCCGAACAACCTCGCGCGCTCGCTGCTGCGGCGGCAGAGTCACACCATCGGGCACGTCGTCACCGACTGCACGAACCCGAATACCGCCCAGCAGATCCGCGCCATTCAGGACGTGACGACCCGCGAAGGGTACAGCGTCGTCCTGTTCGACACGAACGAGCGGGCGGACCGCCAGACCCAGTCCCTGCACCTGCTGGAAGGGCAGGTGGTGGACGGCATCATCCTGACGCCGGCCCGCTCCGAGGACGATGGGCTGGCGAAGTTCGTCGGGCGGGGCAACCGGCTGGTGCTGCTCAACCGCGACGTGCCCGGCCTCGACGTGGACCGGGTGATGATCGACAACCGGGCCGGCGCGCGGGCGGCCATCGAGCACCTGATCGAGCTTGGGCATCGGCGCATCGCCTACATCACCGGCCGCCCGGAGATCTCGACGGTTTCCGAGCGGCTGGCGGGCTACCAGGATGCGCTCGCGGCACACGGGATCACACTCGACCCGCACCTCGTCTGCCGGGTCGAGATCGACGTGGAAGCGGCCACCGAGGCGACCGGCAAGCTGCTTGGACGCCGCCGACGCCCGACGGCGATCTTCGCCTACAACGACCTGATGGCCGTTGGGGCGCTGGTGGCGATCCGCGCGGCCGGCCTGCGCGTGCCCGAGGACATCTCGCTGGTCGGCCACGACGACATCCTCTACGCGCCCTATCTCCAGGTGCCGCTGACCACCGTGGCCCAGCCGACCCGTGAGATGGCCGAGACGGCCGCCCGGCTGCTGGTCGCGCGGGTGCGCGGCGACACCGCTCCCCATCGTCGGATCGTCCTGCCGCCGAGGCTCGTCGTGCGGGCGTCCACCGCTGCCCCTCCCGGACTGGAGGCCGTCTCATGA
- a CDS encoding sugar ABC transporter permease yields MSASARPSSPRAATHDAPSTGGLGAFLERRIAYILVFPTVVGILLVDVYPLLFNLWISFQERKISSATATFIGFRNYQRILADPEVWNAIWISIIFTVASVFFSFIIGFGLALLLNRQFPFRGIVRSVFIIPWAIPAFVAALVWAWMFNDQFGILAALFRSAGWRAPIWLGKDWALWSLIAVMVWKSFPFQLVVLLAGLQSIPKEQYEAAAVDGANVFQRFWSITLPLVKPVAMVGVLLAAVNAFHYFTIPWILTRGGPANATNVIPIATYNIAFIAGDFGYAAAAAVLMFLFILLISGIYIWQYIREVQDVG; encoded by the coding sequence ATGAGCGCATCGGCGCGCCCATCGTCGCCCCGCGCAGCCACCCACGACGCGCCGTCCACGGGCGGCCTCGGCGCGTTCCTGGAGCGGCGCATCGCCTACATCCTGGTCTTCCCCACGGTTGTCGGCATCCTGCTGGTGGACGTGTACCCGCTCCTGTTCAACCTCTGGATCAGCTTTCAGGAGCGCAAGATCTCCTCGGCCACGGCCACCTTCATCGGGTTCCGCAACTATCAGCGCATCCTGGCCGACCCCGAGGTCTGGAACGCCATCTGGATCTCGATCATCTTCACGGTGGCGTCGGTGTTCTTCTCGTTCATCATCGGGTTCGGGCTGGCGCTGCTGCTGAATCGGCAGTTCCCCTTCCGGGGCATCGTCCGCTCGGTGTTCATCATCCCGTGGGCGATCCCGGCCTTCGTGGCGGCGCTGGTCTGGGCCTGGATGTTCAACGACCAGTTCGGCATCCTGGCGGCGCTGTTCCGAAGCGCTGGCTGGCGCGCCCCGATCTGGCTCGGGAAGGACTGGGCGCTCTGGTCGCTGATCGCGGTGATGGTCTGGAAGAGCTTCCCGTTCCAACTGGTGGTGCTGCTGGCGGGCCTCCAGTCGATCCCGAAGGAGCAGTACGAGGCGGCGGCGGTCGACGGCGCGAACGTCTTCCAGCGCTTCTGGTCGATCACCCTGCCGTTGGTCAAGCCGGTCGCGATGGTGGGCGTCCTCCTGGCGGCCGTCAACGCCTTCCACTACTTCACAATCCCCTGGATTCTGACGCGGGGCGGCCCGGCCAACGCCACCAACGTCATCCCGATTGCGACCTACAACATCGCCTTTATCGCGGGGGACTTCGGGTACGCCGCCGCCGCCGCCGTGCTGATGTTCCTGTTCATCCTGCTGATCAGCGGCATCTACATCTGGCAGTACATCCGGGAGGTGCAGGACGTTGGCTAG
- a CDS encoding carbohydrate ABC transporter permease, producing the protein MASLAVSAAPRRPLRRRLSQHVGSAAAWAVILFAIFVALFPFFWVLRTAVTPAPEAFSLRPTLLPNSYTLDNIVRVIVSPTLPFGRYFLNSALVSLGTTVLVLVAGSWGAYALARLKFRGQRAFGISLLLIQLFPAVLLVIPLFVVFARVGLVNNLLGLVVAYTTFNLPFVTWLLRGYFLSIPRELEDAARIDGCSYLGVLFRVVLPMAAPGLAAVATLAFVNSWNEFFFAYVMINDDAKRVLAIGLSAYIDQFRTDYTGLFAMATLTTLPVVAVFVIFQRYLVGGLTAGAVKS; encoded by the coding sequence TTGGCTAGCCTTGCCGTGAGCGCCGCTCCGCGCCGCCCGCTGCGTCGCCGCCTGAGCCAGCATGTCGGCAGCGCGGCGGCCTGGGCCGTCATCCTGTTCGCCATCTTCGTGGCGCTGTTCCCCTTCTTCTGGGTCTTGCGGACGGCCGTCACGCCGGCCCCGGAGGCGTTCTCGCTGCGCCCGACGCTGCTCCCGAACAGCTACACCCTGGACAACATCGTTCGGGTGATCGTCTCGCCAACCCTGCCGTTCGGGCGGTACTTCTTGAACAGCGCGCTGGTCTCGCTGGGGACCACCGTGCTGGTGCTGGTCGCCGGCTCGTGGGGTGCATACGCCCTGGCGAGGCTGAAGTTCCGGGGGCAGCGGGCGTTCGGGATCTCGCTGCTGCTGATCCAGTTGTTCCCGGCCGTGCTGCTGGTCATCCCATTGTTCGTGGTGTTCGCACGGGTCGGGCTGGTGAACAACCTGCTCGGGCTGGTGGTGGCCTACACCACGTTCAACCTGCCGTTCGTGACGTGGCTGCTGCGCGGCTACTTTCTGTCGATCCCACGCGAGCTCGAGGATGCCGCCAGAATCGATGGGTGCAGCTACCTGGGCGTGCTGTTCCGGGTGGTACTGCCAATGGCCGCGCCAGGGCTGGCGGCTGTCGCCACGCTGGCGTTCGTCAACTCCTGGAATGAGTTCTTCTTCGCCTACGTGATGATCAACGACGACGCCAAACGGGTGCTGGCCATCGGCTTGTCGGCGTACATCGACCAGTTCCGCACGGACTACACCGGCCTCTTCGCGATGGCGACGCTGACGACGCTGCCGGTCGTCGCCGTCTTCGTGATCTTCCAGCGGTACCTCGTCGGCGGACTCACCGCCGGCGCCGTCAAGTCGTGA
- a CDS encoding sugar ABC transporter substrate-binding protein has translation MSGSPRSDRGTPRAGKRPASPARRRLLQAGSALGLGLAAAPLLGGSAAQAMGLADLGAPPMRQSANTVEFWSRETADNGARQPLINAHLAAFDSANGTRSSAQFMVFQESIQKTQAAIAAGSPPDLGQQGPDVTMQFAAAGHLLPIDDVSAQIAPTLAPLQRDAFVSLGGQAYSVPWYIETRVLFYHKDLLDAAGLKPPTTWAEWTETAKALTTPDQFGFVVPMEGTNPGQLWVPLGISNGGLVIDGAGSVMVNSAEMKESLKFCSDFLLTHKTMDEAALTYKATDLIQLFMLKKIAMVVANGELARAIADQAPQLLDTLGAVTLPVNKAGQTTRSFLGGWQLFVFSGGKNPQGGLDLLKWLYDPTFYTDYVERTRGAALPVTKAALSSSFFTADPIRSVLVKQMETAVRYGGPVYGTTPYMGEAEGKLLFSQALGDVMNGKRGVEEAVTFLERELKTLAGQ, from the coding sequence ATGTCTGGTTCACCTCGTTCGGACCGTGGAACCCCCCGCGCCGGCAAGCGGCCGGCCTCGCCGGCTCGACGGCGGCTGCTGCAGGCTGGCTCGGCGTTGGGCCTGGGGCTGGCGGCAGCGCCGCTGCTGGGAGGATCGGCGGCGCAGGCGATGGGTCTGGCGGACCTGGGCGCGCCGCCGATGCGGCAGTCCGCGAACACCGTGGAGTTCTGGAGCCGCGAGACGGCGGACAACGGCGCACGGCAGCCGCTGATCAACGCTCACCTGGCTGCCTTCGACAGCGCGAACGGCACCAGGTCCAGCGCGCAGTTCATGGTGTTCCAGGAGTCGATCCAGAAGACCCAGGCGGCCATCGCGGCTGGCTCACCGCCGGACCTCGGGCAGCAGGGTCCAGACGTCACGATGCAGTTCGCGGCGGCCGGCCACCTGCTGCCGATCGACGATGTGTCGGCGCAGATCGCCCCGACCCTCGCGCCGCTCCAGCGCGACGCCTTCGTCTCGCTGGGCGGGCAGGCGTACAGCGTGCCCTGGTACATCGAGACGCGCGTGCTCTTCTACCACAAGGACTTGCTGGACGCGGCCGGCCTGAAGCCGCCGACGACCTGGGCCGAGTGGACCGAGACGGCGAAGGCGCTGACCACTCCGGATCAGTTCGGCTTCGTGGTGCCGATGGAGGGGACGAACCCGGGCCAGTTGTGGGTGCCGCTCGGCATCTCGAACGGCGGGCTGGTCATCGACGGGGCCGGCAGCGTGATGGTCAACAGCGCCGAGATGAAGGAGTCGCTGAAGTTCTGCTCCGACTTCCTGCTGACCCACAAGACGATGGACGAGGCAGCGCTGACCTACAAGGCCACCGACCTGATTCAGCTGTTCATGCTGAAGAAGATCGCGATGGTGGTCGCGAACGGCGAGCTTGCGCGGGCCATCGCGGACCAGGCGCCGCAACTACTGGACACGCTCGGCGCGGTGACGCTGCCGGTCAACAAGGCCGGCCAGACGACGCGCTCGTTCCTGGGCGGCTGGCAGTTGTTCGTGTTCTCGGGCGGCAAGAACCCACAGGGCGGGCTCGACCTCCTCAAGTGGCTGTACGACCCAACCTTCTACACGGACTACGTGGAGCGGACGCGCGGCGCAGCCCTGCCGGTGACGAAGGCGGCGCTCAGCTCGTCGTTCTTCACGGCTGACCCGATCCGCAGCGTGCTGGTCAAGCAGATGGAGACGGCTGTGCGCTACGGCGGCCCGGTCTACGGCACCACGCCGTACATGGGCGAGGCCGAGGGCAAACTGCTGTTCAGCCAGGCGCTGGGCGACGTGATGAACGGCAAGCGTGGGGTTGAGGAGGCGGTCACCTTCCTGGAGCGGGAGCTGAAGACGCTGGCCGGCCAGTAG
- a CDS encoding glycoside hydrolase, which yields MARIDVDCGRWLGPLRRIWASIGYDEINFTYTGRGKRLYRTLRDVFDVRYSVRNHNALTSSNGLSGPAWGGGNVYHEDAEGQPRYYWGYLDQIYDTILGGNGIPLIELGFMPQQLSSEQAPNIGFGAGLDVGKEPYEAGAWKYPPKDWDRWEELIYQTVRHCVERYGEEEVARWKWEVWNEPDIRHYWHGTFDEYCKLYDYAARGAKRAFPRAQFGGPATTHRNPDFLLKFLEHVTEGRNYATGEIGSPIDFISFHTKGAFYDPRRSYNPFVELPEQSPSTPTMLGDIQRSLGIIARFPTLAGLPCLVDECDPAVGTVYGVYDNPDFEVCNTPYYASFVCALARRLLDISPESIGATGECPRVDEFTSWAFYMEGKRWFEGNRSLVTNENVEGAIVNGFRMLSRMAGTRVALSTDARTDPLADGFSWSDREVDGLAAMDADRVTVMVWHHADRWRETGTATVDLTLSGIAFAGETAMLRHWRIDGEHSNAHGEWVRLGKPEDPTPVQLERLTSRMGLEQLSPPAAVPVVNGQVTVRFELPLHGVSLLELRR from the coding sequence ATGGCCCGGATCGATGTTGACTGCGGGCGCTGGCTCGGTCCGCTCAGGCGGATCTGGGCGAGCATCGGCTATGACGAGATCAACTTCACCTACACCGGGCGCGGCAAGCGGCTGTATCGCACGCTGCGCGACGTGTTCGACGTGCGCTACAGCGTGCGGAATCACAACGCCCTGACCAGCAGCAACGGCCTGTCTGGGCCGGCCTGGGGCGGCGGCAACGTCTACCACGAGGACGCCGAGGGACAGCCGCGCTACTACTGGGGCTACCTGGACCAGATCTACGACACCATTCTCGGCGGCAACGGGATCCCGCTGATCGAGCTTGGCTTCATGCCGCAGCAGTTGTCAAGCGAGCAGGCCCCGAACATCGGGTTTGGGGCCGGCCTGGATGTCGGCAAGGAGCCGTATGAGGCCGGGGCCTGGAAGTACCCGCCGAAGGACTGGGACCGCTGGGAAGAGCTGATCTACCAGACGGTCCGGCACTGCGTGGAGCGGTATGGCGAGGAGGAGGTCGCCCGCTGGAAGTGGGAGGTCTGGAACGAGCCGGACATCCGCCACTACTGGCACGGCACCTTCGACGAGTACTGCAAGCTGTACGACTACGCCGCCCGGGGCGCGAAACGGGCATTTCCACGCGCGCAGTTTGGCGGCCCGGCCACCACCCACCGCAACCCGGACTTCCTGCTGAAGTTCCTGGAACACGTAACCGAGGGGCGGAACTACGCGACCGGCGAGATCGGGAGCCCCATCGACTTCATCTCGTTCCATACGAAGGGCGCGTTCTACGATCCCCGCCGCTCGTACAACCCGTTTGTCGAGCTGCCGGAGCAGAGCCCGTCTACTCCGACAATGCTCGGGGACATCCAGCGGAGCCTGGGGATCATCGCGCGGTTCCCGACGCTCGCCGGGCTGCCGTGCCTCGTGGACGAGTGCGACCCGGCCGTTGGCACCGTCTACGGCGTCTACGACAACCCCGACTTCGAGGTCTGCAACACGCCGTACTACGCGTCGTTCGTGTGCGCGCTGGCGCGGCGGCTGCTGGACATCAGCCCGGAGAGCATCGGGGCAACGGGTGAGTGTCCGCGCGTGGACGAGTTCACGTCGTGGGCGTTCTACATGGAGGGGAAGCGCTGGTTTGAGGGGAACCGCTCCCTGGTGACCAACGAGAACGTGGAAGGGGCCATCGTCAACGGGTTCCGGATGCTGAGTCGGATGGCCGGGACGCGGGTGGCGCTCTCGACGGACGCACGCACGGACCCGCTAGCCGACGGCTTTTCCTGGTCAGACCGCGAGGTTGACGGGCTGGCTGCGATGGACGCCGACCGCGTGACGGTGATGGTCTGGCACCATGCTGACCGCTGGCGCGAGACTGGCACGGCCACGGTTGACCTGACACTCTCGGGCATCGCGTTCGCCGGTGAGACGGCCATGCTGCGACACTGGCGCATCGACGGAGAGCACTCGAACGCGCACGGCGAGTGGGTGCGACTCGGCAAGCCGGAAGACCCGACGCCGGTCCAGCTTGAGAGGTTGACGTCGCGGATGGGGCTGGAGCAGCTCTCGCCGCCGGCGGCTGTGCCGGTCGTAAACGGTCAGGTGACGGTGCGCTTCGAGCTTCCGCTCCATGGCGTGTCGCTGCTGGAGCTTCGACGGTAG
- a CDS encoding thiamine pyrophosphate-binding protein, whose translation MARLTGGQALVQSLLREGVDTIFGIPGIQLDWAYDALHAESDQINVIHTRHEQATAYMADGYARSTGKIGVYLVVPGPGVLNTTGALSTAYACNTRVLCLTGQIQSDALEVGRGLLHEIPDQIGLLRHLTKWAGSALAPSEVPYLVHEAFRQMRSGRPRPTAIEVPPDVLAAEREVRLLEPFPPAVETGEPALLEQAAAILRNAKRPLIISGGGVLLAEAWNEVRLLADLLGAPVAMTANGVGAAPSSHPLGFSFVGLPRLLEDADAVLAVGTRLVGLRNRTIAPRPGVPLIRIDADGTQMYRSTPPTVGIVADAQPALASLIELVQADNPARPDRGAELAALKRQMAEDIGTLEPQALYGRVLREELPDDTVFVTESTQVGYWMTFGGLPIEQPRTFLGSGYQGTLGNGFPTALGAQVGNPDRRVVSINGDGGFMFNVQELATAVQHNIPVIAVVFDDGAYGNVRRIQEYQFGGRTIASELKNPSFAALGEVFGVQGLRAVGPDELRAAIRQALAHNGPSLIEVPVGKMPMIFSHMEARATARRG comes from the coding sequence ATGGCACGGCTCACCGGCGGGCAGGCGCTCGTGCAGTCGCTCCTGCGCGAAGGCGTCGATACGATCTTCGGCATCCCGGGCATTCAGCTCGACTGGGCGTACGACGCGCTCCACGCCGAGAGCGACCAGATCAATGTGATCCACACACGCCACGAGCAGGCCACGGCGTACATGGCCGACGGCTACGCGCGCTCGACGGGGAAGATCGGCGTCTACCTCGTGGTCCCGGGGCCGGGCGTGCTCAACACGACGGGCGCGCTCTCGACGGCCTACGCCTGCAACACCCGCGTCCTCTGTCTGACCGGCCAGATCCAGTCCGACGCCCTGGAGGTCGGCCGGGGGCTGCTGCACGAGATCCCGGACCAGATCGGACTGCTGCGGCACCTGACCAAGTGGGCCGGCAGCGCGCTGGCCCCGTCTGAGGTGCCGTACCTCGTGCACGAGGCGTTCCGGCAGATGCGCTCGGGGCGGCCGCGCCCGACGGCCATCGAGGTTCCTCCCGATGTCCTGGCCGCCGAGCGTGAGGTCAGGCTGCTGGAACCGTTCCCGCCGGCCGTCGAGACGGGCGAGCCGGCCTTGCTGGAGCAGGCGGCAGCCATCCTCCGCAACGCAAAACGGCCGCTGATCATCTCGGGCGGCGGCGTGCTGCTGGCCGAGGCCTGGAACGAGGTCCGCCTGCTGGCCGACCTGCTCGGTGCGCCCGTCGCGATGACGGCGAACGGCGTCGGGGCGGCGCCCTCGTCGCATCCGCTCGGGTTCTCGTTTGTCGGGCTGCCGCGGCTGCTGGAGGATGCCGACGCCGTGCTGGCAGTCGGGACGCGGCTCGTCGGACTGCGGAACCGGACGATTGCGCCCCGGCCGGGCGTGCCGCTGATCCGCATCGACGCGGATGGCACCCAGATGTACCGCAGCACGCCGCCAACGGTCGGCATCGTGGCGGACGCCCAGCCCGCCCTGGCCTCGCTGATCGAGCTGGTGCAGGCCGACAACCCGGCCCGCCCCGACCGCGGCGCCGAGCTGGCAGCGCTCAAGCGGCAGATGGCTGAGGACATCGGGACGCTGGAGCCGCAGGCTCTCTATGGGCGGGTGCTGCGCGAGGAGCTGCCAGACGACACGGTCTTCGTCACTGAGAGCACGCAGGTCGGCTACTGGATGACGTTTGGCGGACTGCCCATCGAGCAGCCGCGCACGTTCCTGGGGTCAGGCTACCAGGGGACGCTCGGGAACGGCTTCCCGACGGCGCTCGGGGCGCAGGTCGGGAACCCCGATCGGCGGGTCGTGTCGATCAACGGCGACGGCGGGTTCATGTTCAACGTGCAGGAGCTGGCGACGGCCGTCCAGCACAATATCCCCGTCATCGCGGTGGTCTTCGACGACGGCGCGTACGGAAACGTCCGCCGCATCCAGGAGTACCAGTTCGGCGGGCGGACCATCGCCTCGGAGCTGAAGAACCCGTCGTTCGCGGCCCTGGGCGAGGTGTTCGGGGTCCAGGGGCTGCGGGCGGTCGGCCCCGACGAGCTGCGAGCCGCGATCCGACAGGCGCTGGCGCACAACGGCCCGAGCCTGATCGAGGTACCAGTGGGGAAGATGCCGATGATCTTCTCGCACATGGAGGCGCGGGCGACAGCAAGGCGGGGGTAG
- a CDS encoding alpha/beta hydrolase: MDAAAVVAGDVRLGYTVSGHGEPVVLIHAGALADWFRPLLEQPILTNRYQLIVYHRANYGTSEHGCARFSVPEQAEQCRQLLSHLRITRAHLVGHSAGAAIALQLAHDAPRLVQSLTVMDPALSPGAATRAGAPPLLRTLIEQHAAGDTAGAVDGFMRSVCGERWQSVVVRMLPPDALSQALTDADGLFRQEIPALLAWRFSEEQARRVICPTLVVAGAESPPVFAQRQHLLLEWLPRADAFTLPGAGHLLHLEQPERFAAALASFLARHRMPVMQGSRRA; the protein is encoded by the coding sequence ATGGATGCAGCAGCAGTGGTGGCAGGTGACGTGCGCCTTGGCTACACCGTGAGCGGCCACGGTGAGCCGGTCGTACTGATCCATGCGGGCGCGCTGGCCGACTGGTTCCGACCGTTGCTTGAGCAGCCGATCCTGACCAATCGGTATCAACTGATCGTCTACCACCGAGCGAACTACGGGACGAGCGAGCACGGGTGCGCGCGCTTCAGCGTGCCCGAGCAGGCGGAGCAGTGCCGCCAACTGCTGAGCCACCTCCGTATCACCAGGGCACACCTTGTCGGGCACTCGGCGGGGGCGGCCATCGCGCTGCAACTGGCCCACGACGCGCCGAGGCTGGTGCAATCGCTGACGGTGATGGACCCGGCGCTCTCCCCCGGCGCCGCGACTCGGGCCGGTGCGCCGCCGCTCCTGCGGACGCTGATCGAGCAGCACGCCGCCGGCGACACGGCTGGCGCCGTCGATGGGTTCATGCGCTCCGTCTGCGGTGAGCGCTGGCAGTCGGTGGTGGTGCGGATGCTGCCTCCGGATGCGCTCAGCCAGGCGTTGACGGATGCGGACGGCCTCTTCCGCCAGGAGATCCCGGCCCTGCTGGCGTGGCGCTTCTCCGAGGAGCAGGCGCGGCGGGTGATCTGCCCGACGCTCGTCGTGGCGGGTGCGGAGAGCCCACCCGTGTTTGCCCAGCGCCAACACCTGCTGCTGGAGTGGCTGCCGCGCGCCGACGCCTTTACGCTGCCGGGAGCCGGCCACCTGTTGCACCTGGAGCAGCCTGAGCGCTTCGCGGCGGCGCTCGCCTCGTTCCTGGCCCGCCACCGCATGCCCGTCATGCAGGGCAGTCGTCGCGCCTGA